One Psychromonas sp. psych-6C06 DNA window includes the following coding sequences:
- a CDS encoding oligosaccharide flippase family protein, whose product MKILTHKLSPAMQQGMLYGASIALMKGTSLLMLPFIANHITADQFGRLEVISTLAVIGSILVGMGLEDTLFRFAGTEKCTHKRAKISAEIFTLTLLIGLLTLLVSWFVAPLLSPVFPGGATVYELRLVLSVLALEGCIAIPLGWLRMNNHAFSFFFASTARALLQAFLVVVFLYFERGVSGILEASLIATVAQMLFLTVLQLRDTGIRFNIATCKRAFIYSLPIVASGLVAFALNGMDRWVLAEQTSLADVAQFAIAAKFALAMVLLMQPFGMWWSPRRFSVLNTENGKQKVSHYIAIGCVIALLITVSVAIISPPLITTLLPASYQQATYYVVAITIIMLLKELVELFNIGCFNGETTSSQLIINLIGAIVGMTSMLYLAPIYQVWGVILALLLAQSLRLLMFYYVSQYFLTLNYPIRALLSLSIASALWLIVASQIQNLAQGLGQSIILLIVATSSLLWFAQRLGLINLNHTMLTRVTQ is encoded by the coding sequence ATGAAGATTTTGACTCATAAACTTTCGCCTGCCATGCAACAGGGTATGCTTTACGGCGCCAGCATCGCGTTAATGAAAGGCACATCATTATTAATGCTTCCTTTTATTGCCAATCATATTACAGCAGACCAATTTGGTCGCTTAGAGGTGATCAGCACCTTAGCAGTTATCGGCAGTATTTTAGTTGGTATGGGTCTTGAAGATACACTATTTCGCTTTGCTGGAACGGAAAAATGCACTCATAAACGCGCCAAAATAAGTGCAGAAATATTTACGTTAACGCTTTTAATTGGTTTATTAACGCTACTAGTTAGTTGGTTTGTTGCCCCTCTATTAAGCCCTGTTTTTCCAGGAGGAGCGACAGTTTATGAATTACGTTTAGTCCTTTCCGTTTTAGCCTTAGAGGGTTGCATTGCTATACCACTAGGTTGGTTGCGTATGAACAATCATGCCTTCTCTTTCTTTTTTGCCAGCACTGCTCGAGCCTTACTACAAGCCTTTTTAGTTGTTGTTTTCCTATATTTTGAGCGTGGTGTAAGTGGTATTTTAGAGGCAAGTTTGATTGCAACCGTGGCGCAAATGTTATTCTTAACAGTATTGCAACTACGTGATACAGGAATAAGATTTAATATTGCCACTTGTAAACGGGCATTTATCTATAGCTTACCTATTGTAGCGAGTGGGCTGGTCGCCTTTGCGCTTAACGGAATGGATCGATGGGTACTGGCAGAGCAAACCAGTTTAGCCGACGTCGCACAATTTGCGATTGCAGCTAAGTTTGCTTTAGCAATGGTACTGTTAATGCAGCCCTTTGGCATGTGGTGGTCACCACGTAGATTTAGTGTATTAAATACAGAAAATGGTAAACAAAAAGTATCCCATTATATCGCCATCGGTTGCGTTATCGCACTGCTCATCACAGTGAGTGTCGCTATTATTTCACCGCCACTAATTACGACTCTCTTACCTGCAAGCTATCAACAAGCGACGTATTATGTGGTGGCAATTACCATAATCATGTTATTAAAGGAACTTGTAGAGCTGTTTAATATTGGTTGCTTTAATGGTGAGACTACATCCAGCCAATTAATCATTAACCTTATCGGGGCAATCGTAGGCATGACAAGCATGCTTTATTTAGCGCCGATTTATCAAGTATGGGGGGTGATATTGGCACTATTGTTAGCACAATCATTACGTTTACTCATGTTTTATTACGTTAGCCAGTATTTTTTAACCCTCAACTATCCAATCCGCGCTCTATTGTCATTAAGTATTGCGAGTGCGTTATGGTTAATCGTGGCATCACAGATACAAAACCTAGCACAGGGTTTAGGGCAATCAATCATACTGTTAATTGTAGCAACCAGCAGTTTGCTATGGTTTGCACAACGCTTAGGTCTAATTAACTTAAACCACACTATGCTCACTCGAGTGACTCAATAA
- a CDS encoding O-antigen ligase family protein, translated as MLLPLLLCGVVAPLLLLLWLFVPHPIIFIAIGLLPIAILVVLHQPFLFVLLFVIFSFFRIHEVFPQLYNFKIPLLLSLASLGALTWHVAISRKLRVYWSAEFTTISIFFILVIAGVLLASNRPIAIEYFKGIYWKIILMTFAIAWLSRTEKDFALASRLITFFGLLVGAVALANQVNGVGLVEGTRVTIGRDIGSVLGDPNDLALVLMFPVAFACSLIITPNIGTYSKCLGWLSAIILFLAIIATQSRGGLLGMMAIFAVFGYRRIQSKTLFICLGIIVAIALFVFAGISDRASGGAAEAGIDASAMGRLYAWEAAFGMAVHNPLSGVGINNFYSNYYYYSPHWDGLNHAVHSTWFGVLAETGFLGLIVFVLCIYSLVRTSMRSLNDIEAQIKHSTNKEGAVKRVAADIHASAQAVFAGLIGTIVSATFLTQGFTWPIYILAAFVIAIAQYNAQHLTMTKRTN; from the coding sequence ATGTTGTTACCATTACTTTTGTGTGGCGTCGTTGCGCCATTGTTACTTTTGCTATGGCTTTTCGTTCCTCACCCTATTATTTTTATTGCCATTGGTTTACTACCAATTGCTATCTTAGTGGTGCTTCACCAACCCTTTCTCTTTGTATTACTGTTTGTTATCTTCTCTTTTTTTCGAATTCATGAAGTGTTTCCGCAACTCTATAATTTTAAAATTCCATTACTTTTATCACTCGCCTCGCTCGGCGCATTAACTTGGCATGTAGCAATAAGTAGAAAGTTACGTGTTTACTGGAGCGCTGAATTTACCACTATCAGCATATTCTTTATATTAGTTATCGCAGGCGTGTTATTGGCGAGTAACCGCCCGATTGCAATTGAATACTTCAAGGGAATATATTGGAAGATTATCCTCATGACTTTTGCAATTGCTTGGTTATCGCGCACTGAAAAAGACTTTGCACTCGCATCACGTTTAATTACCTTTTTTGGCTTGCTTGTTGGTGCTGTTGCACTAGCAAATCAGGTGAATGGAGTGGGTTTAGTTGAAGGTACACGGGTCACAATCGGACGAGATATCGGCTCAGTTTTAGGGGATCCGAACGATTTAGCCTTGGTATTAATGTTTCCAGTCGCTTTTGCCTGTAGTTTGATAATAACGCCAAACATTGGTACTTACAGTAAATGTTTAGGCTGGCTAAGTGCCATTATTCTTTTTTTAGCTATCATTGCGACACAAAGCCGGGGTGGATTACTGGGTATGATGGCAATTTTTGCGGTGTTTGGTTATCGCCGTATTCAATCAAAAACATTATTTATATGTCTTGGTATCATCGTCGCCATCGCCCTCTTTGTGTTTGCGGGTATCTCTGATCGTGCTTCTGGGGGAGCCGCAGAAGCAGGTATTGATGCTTCTGCAATGGGGCGCTTATATGCGTGGGAGGCGGCCTTTGGCATGGCAGTGCATAACCCATTAAGCGGGGTTGGAATTAATAATTTTTATTCAAATTATTACTATTACAGCCCGCATTGGGATGGCCTTAATCATGCAGTGCATAGCACTTGGTTTGGCGTACTTGCTGAAACAGGCTTTTTAGGCTTAATTGTTTTTGTCCTCTGTATCTATTCATTAGTGCGAACATCAATGCGTAGCCTGAACGATATTGAAGCACAAATTAAACATAGCACTAATAAAGAGGGAGCAGTAAAGCGCGTAGCAGCAGATATTCACGCCAGTGCACAGGCCGTATTTGCTGGATTGATAGGCACTATCGTATCAGCAACATTTCTCACTCAAGGATTTACTTGGCCAATCTATATTTTAGCGGCTTTCGTTATCGCAATCGCACAATACAATGCACAACATTTAACGATGACAAAAAGAACTAATTGA
- a CDS encoding class I SAM-dependent methyltransferase produces MWDKEYDREEYVYGKLPNDFLKSHYQAIPKGKVLMLAEGEGRNAVFLAKLGYSVTAVDLSCVGLKKAEKLASENNVKIETICADLAEFDLGDKKWDGIVSIYCHLPPTIRQALYKKIEQAIKPSGVFFLEGYRPEQLDNKTGGPPVASMMASKETLVNELPKFAFSHLEDVDRVVNEGINHNGLGAVIQAIGSLK; encoded by the coding sequence ATGTGGGATAAAGAATACGATAGAGAAGAATATGTGTACGGAAAATTGCCAAATGATTTCCTTAAAAGTCATTATCAAGCGATTCCAAAGGGAAAAGTATTAATGCTTGCGGAAGGGGAAGGACGAAATGCAGTTTTTCTTGCTAAATTAGGTTACTCAGTGACAGCTGTTGATCTCTCCTGTGTAGGTTTGAAAAAAGCAGAAAAGCTTGCTAGCGAAAATAACGTCAAAATTGAAACCATTTGTGCTGATCTGGCCGAGTTTGATCTTGGTGATAAAAAATGGGATGGCATTGTTTCTATTTATTGCCATTTGCCACCCACAATTAGGCAGGCTTTATATAAAAAAATTGAACAGGCAATTAAACCCTCTGGCGTTTTCTTTTTAGAAGGTTACCGACCTGAACAGTTAGACAATAAAACAGGTGGTCCTCCCGTTGCCTCGATGATGGCTTCAAAAGAAACCCTAGTAAATGAACTTCCCAAGTTTGCATTTAGCCATTTAGAAGATGTTGATCGTGTTGTAAATGAAGGCATCAATCACAATGGCTTAGGGGCTGTAATTCAAGCTATTGGCTCTTTAAAGTAA
- a CDS encoding DUF2498 family protein, whose product MTNEKQTITSADLIVVANAQLPEHEDFIEGVKVESVAEQHGVITFKGESFLDGNGLPTAKSMIAFNLYKWLCHHLSSKYTLVD is encoded by the coding sequence ATGACTAATGAAAAACAAACTATAACAAGTGCTGACTTGATAGTGGTAGCCAATGCACAGCTACCAGAGCATGAAGACTTTATTGAAGGTGTTAAGGTCGAGAGTGTTGCTGAGCAACATGGTGTGATCACCTTTAAAGGTGAATCCTTTTTAGATGGGAATGGTTTACCTACTGCAAAGAGTATGATCGCGTTCAATTTGTATAAATGGCTTTGCCATCATTTATCAAGTAAATACACGTTAGTTGATTGA
- a CDS encoding monovalent cation/H+ antiporter subunit A: protein MYYFWVPFLPMLGIIIPLLTNKVSRSACALATAILPALALILILLDLPAVFAGHAFHQSIEWIPQLGLALSFRLDGLSALFSLLILGIGLLVILYARYYLSEKDNMGRFYCYLIMFMTAMLGIVMSNNMLQLWFYWELTSISSFLLIGFWSHSSDARKGARMALTITGAGGLALLAGIILLGQVVGSYELDVVLNSGELIKQHPYYLAILGLFLIGAFTKSAQFPFHFWLPHAMAAPTPVSAYLHSATMVKAGIFLLARFYPVLAGTETWFVVVSLTGLFTLLLGAYTALFKHDLKGLLAYSTISHLGLIVLLLGLNTELAAIAAIFHIMNHAIFKASLFMAAGIIDHESGSRDMRQLNGLWKYMPITATLAMVASASMAGVPLLNGFLSKEMFFAETLNQSILGSISWLIPVLATIAGAFAVAYSLRFIHDVFFNGEPKGLTKTPHEPPRYMRVPVEILVALCLVVGILPHDTIGPMLQSASLAVLNHPVPNYSLSLWHGFNIPLMMSGFAIAGGLAIYLNRQYLFKFAGKFPIIDAKAEFEGFIQICVKWAQQITEKLETGSLQRYAFCLCFFALLLIAPPLLELDSTRGSLAGSPINGAVIVAAVLIIAGSMATVIWSHYRLIALLMLSLVGLVVSITFAYFSAPDLALTQLSVEIVTVILLLLALYFFPQHTPTSKSRPSHFVRDMAVAALIGCIIGSICFALMTHPLDSISDFFLANAKTGGGGTNVVNVILVDFRGFDTFGEITVLGIAALGIHKLIAGMRLSMRTKDHDGRLWASDKYPMLLSVVSQSLLPLFLLISAYIFMRGHNLPGGGFIAGLITSIALIQQYLAHGVGWMTKRVSISYHYMTAIGLVTAGLTGLGSWMFGRPFLTSWFEYVSLPWIGKFELTSALVFDLGVYFTVIGATLLILASLGKLTTKERVKEGER from the coding sequence ATGTATTATTTTTGGGTACCCTTTTTACCCATGCTGGGGATCATCATTCCCCTCTTGACCAATAAAGTTAGTCGCAGTGCCTGTGCACTGGCCACTGCAATACTTCCGGCTTTAGCCTTAATTTTAATTTTACTGGATTTACCAGCAGTATTTGCAGGGCACGCTTTTCACCAAAGTATTGAGTGGATCCCACAGTTAGGCTTGGCATTGTCATTTCGACTCGATGGCTTATCTGCACTATTTAGCCTGCTAATTTTAGGTATTGGTTTACTAGTCATTTTGTATGCTCGCTACTACTTATCTGAAAAAGATAATATGGGCCGCTTTTACTGCTACTTAATCATGTTTATGACGGCAATGCTCGGCATTGTAATGTCAAACAATATGTTACAGCTTTGGTTTTATTGGGAATTAACCAGTATTAGTTCGTTCTTACTCATTGGCTTTTGGTCGCATAGTAGTGACGCACGTAAGGGTGCAAGAATGGCGCTTACTATTACCGGTGCCGGTGGTTTAGCACTATTAGCAGGCATAATCTTACTGGGACAAGTAGTCGGTAGTTATGAGCTAGATGTAGTATTAAATAGTGGCGAGTTAATCAAGCAGCATCCTTATTATTTAGCTATTTTAGGGCTATTTTTGATTGGTGCTTTTACTAAATCAGCACAATTTCCATTTCACTTTTGGCTTCCACACGCAATGGCGGCTCCAACACCAGTAAGTGCTTACCTACACTCTGCCACCATGGTTAAAGCAGGTATCTTTTTACTGGCACGTTTTTATCCAGTATTAGCTGGCACAGAAACATGGTTCGTCGTAGTATCATTAACAGGCTTATTCACCCTATTATTGGGCGCATATACAGCACTATTTAAACATGATTTAAAAGGCCTCCTGGCTTATTCAACTATTAGTCACCTTGGCTTAATTGTCTTGTTACTCGGTTTAAATACCGAATTAGCCGCTATTGCAGCCATCTTCCACATCATGAATCATGCTATTTTTAAAGCTTCTTTATTTATGGCAGCAGGTATCATTGACCATGAATCTGGGTCGCGTGATATGCGCCAACTAAATGGTTTGTGGAAATACATGCCGATCACAGCAACTTTAGCGATGGTTGCCTCTGCATCGATGGCAGGTGTGCCATTACTCAATGGCTTTTTATCCAAAGAGATGTTCTTTGCAGAGACTCTAAACCAAAGTATTTTAGGGTCAATATCATGGTTAATCCCGGTGTTAGCTACAATTGCCGGCGCTTTCGCGGTTGCCTATTCACTGCGCTTTATCCACGATGTGTTTTTCAACGGCGAACCTAAAGGGCTTACTAAAACACCGCATGAACCCCCACGTTATATGCGCGTTCCAGTGGAAATTTTAGTGGCTCTTTGTCTCGTAGTTGGCATATTACCCCACGATACCATTGGACCAATGTTACAAAGTGCCTCTCTAGCAGTGCTCAACCATCCAGTTCCTAACTACAGTTTGTCTTTATGGCATGGGTTTAATATTCCATTGATGATGAGTGGTTTTGCCATAGCGGGTGGATTAGCCATTTACTTGAACCGTCAGTATCTATTTAAGTTTGCAGGAAAGTTCCCAATCATTGATGCAAAAGCAGAGTTTGAAGGTTTTATACAAATCTGCGTTAAATGGGCACAACAAATAACAGAGAAATTAGAAACGGGCTCGTTACAACGCTACGCATTTTGTTTGTGTTTTTTCGCTTTATTATTAATAGCTCCACCTTTATTAGAGCTCGATTCAACACGAGGTAGCTTGGCAGGTTCACCAATTAATGGTGCGGTTATTGTGGCGGCTGTTTTAATCATCGCGGGCTCAATGGCAACGGTTATTTGGAGTCATTATCGTTTAATCGCGTTGTTAATGCTGTCGTTGGTCGGATTAGTCGTGTCGATTACTTTCGCCTACTTCTCTGCGCCTGATTTAGCGCTAACTCAGCTTTCGGTAGAAATTGTAACGGTAATTTTACTGTTGCTCGCGCTGTATTTCTTCCCACAACATACCCCAACCAGTAAAAGCCGTCCGAGTCATTTCGTCCGTGATATGGCAGTAGCAGCCTTAATTGGTTGTATTATCGGGAGCATCTGTTTTGCTTTAATGACCCATCCTTTAGATAGTATTTCTGATTTTTTCTTAGCAAATGCAAAAACTGGCGGTGGCGGTACGAACGTAGTTAACGTTATTTTAGTTGATTTCCGTGGCTTTGATACCTTTGGTGAAATTACCGTATTAGGTATTGCAGCATTAGGTATTCACAAACTGATCGCCGGTATGCGTTTATCAATGCGTACTAAAGATCACGATGGACGCCTCTGGGCTAGCGATAAATACCCGATGTTACTTTCTGTTGTCTCGCAAAGCTTATTACCACTATTCTTGCTTATTTCTGCTTATATCTTTATGCGCGGACATAATCTTCCAGGTGGTGGCTTTATTGCTGGGTTAATCACCTCTATTGCGCTAATTCAACAATACCTTGCACATGGTGTTGGATGGATGACTAAACGAGTAAGTATTAGCTATCACTATATGACAGCAATTGGTTTAGTAACCGCAGGCTTAACTGGCTTAGGCAGTTGGATGTTTGGCAGACCATTCTTAACCTCTTGGTTTGAATATGTGTCTTTGCCTTGGATAGGGAAATTTGAACTTACCAGCGCATTAGTTTTTGATCTGGGTGTTTACTTTACCGTTATCGGTGCCACCCTACTTATCTTAGCGAGCCTCGGTAAGCTAACTACTAAAGAACGTGTTAAAGAAGGAGAAAGGTAA
- a CDS encoding Na+/H+ antiporter subunit C: MELVYAVCVGFMSACGIFLMLRGHTFTLVIGLTMLSYAVNLFLFASGGLTIGAPAVLNGSENYADPLPQALVLTAIVIGFAMTAFAVILAMRGRSELGNDHVDGTEPFDRLAAEDKS; the protein is encoded by the coding sequence ATGGAATTAGTCTACGCCGTGTGTGTCGGCTTCATGAGTGCCTGTGGCATCTTTTTAATGTTGCGTGGCCATACATTTACCTTAGTGATTGGCCTTACAATGTTATCGTACGCCGTTAACCTATTTTTATTTGCCAGTGGTGGTTTAACCATCGGCGCGCCTGCCGTTTTAAACGGCAGTGAAAATTATGCAGACCCACTACCGCAAGCTCTAGTATTGACTGCGATTGTAATTGGCTTTGCGATGACCGCTTTTGCCGTTATTTTAGCAATGCGTGGTCGCTCAGAACTCGGTAATGACCATGTGGATGGAACTGAGCCCTTTGATCGCTTAGCTGCAGAGGACAAATCCTAA
- a CDS encoding monovalent cation/H+ antiporter subunit D has translation MSLFDHLVIFPVLVPFFIAVALLLPSLTNSLARQRVITITANILMVVIAFTLLFTVKEQGIQVYALGDWSAPFGIVLVADTFSVLLVCLSAILGLAVTLYASAGEDKNGDFFHPLIMFQLMGINGAFLTGDAFNLFVFFEVLLIASYALLMHGGGKQRIQANIHYVFLNLIGSSLFLFALGTLYGTLGTLNFADMADRIPLLSHNELLITKSGALLLLAVFGLKAAMLPLHFWLPKAYASTSAPVAALFAIMTKVGIYSIWRIHGAMFADQAGELANIALPWLWPIALLTIAIGAIAVLASQSLRVLCSNLVVVSVGTLLVTICLNTVQATAAGIYYLLHSTIACAAMFLLAGLIQQQRGKAEDRFVASRAMPQAGILGFVFALLAIALIGMPPLSGFVGKALILQSVTNANQAMWVWPLVLVAGLIALIALSRAGTSLFWRTSGESTNELKGQPIQYVAIGLLVAILPLMVIFGGAVSDFSQLAAEQLKTGLTLQQLNEVAQ, from the coding sequence ATGAGCTTGTTTGACCATTTAGTTATTTTTCCCGTATTAGTCCCTTTTTTCATCGCAGTTGCGTTGCTTCTGCCAAGTTTAACTAATTCCTTAGCACGACAACGAGTGATAACCATCACTGCCAATATATTAATGGTTGTTATCGCATTTACTTTACTTTTCACAGTGAAAGAACAAGGGATCCAAGTTTATGCTCTTGGAGATTGGAGTGCGCCTTTTGGTATTGTTTTAGTCGCAGATACTTTTTCAGTACTACTCGTTTGTTTAAGTGCAATTTTAGGCTTAGCAGTGACGTTATATGCGAGTGCAGGCGAAGATAAAAACGGTGACTTTTTCCACCCACTGATTATGTTTCAATTGATGGGAATTAACGGCGCCTTTTTAACTGGTGATGCCTTTAATCTATTCGTATTTTTCGAAGTACTGCTCATCGCTTCTTACGCTTTATTAATGCATGGTGGCGGAAAACAACGCATACAGGCGAATATCCATTACGTATTTCTTAATCTAATTGGCTCGTCTCTGTTTTTGTTTGCTCTTGGTACGTTATACGGCACCTTAGGTACACTTAACTTCGCAGATATGGCCGATAGAATTCCGTTACTCTCACACAACGAATTATTGATCACGAAATCAGGCGCTTTATTGCTATTGGCCGTATTCGGTTTGAAAGCAGCAATGCTACCTTTGCATTTCTGGTTACCCAAAGCTTATGCAAGTACAAGTGCACCTGTCGCCGCGTTATTTGCAATCATGACTAAAGTGGGTATCTATAGTATTTGGCGCATACACGGTGCAATGTTTGCTGATCAAGCGGGTGAACTAGCTAACATCGCCTTGCCCTGGTTATGGCCTATTGCATTATTAACCATTGCTATTGGCGCAATTGCAGTATTGGCAAGTCAAAGCTTACGAGTACTTTGTAGTAACTTAGTAGTGGTATCTGTAGGTACGCTTTTGGTCACTATCTGCCTAAATACTGTACAAGCAACAGCAGCAGGTATTTACTACCTGTTACATAGTACCATTGCCTGTGCAGCCATGTTTTTACTGGCGGGATTAATTCAGCAGCAACGCGGTAAAGCGGAAGATCGCTTCGTTGCCAGCCGGGCAATGCCACAAGCAGGTATTTTAGGGTTTGTTTTTGCCTTATTAGCGATAGCGTTAATTGGCATGCCGCCGTTATCTGGGTTTGTGGGTAAAGCATTAATTTTACAATCAGTCACAAATGCTAACCAAGCAATGTGGGTTTGGCCATTAGTACTTGTTGCTGGACTTATCGCTTTAATCGCCTTGTCACGTGCAGGTACTTCACTATTTTGGCGAACCAGTGGCGAGAGTACAAATGAATTAAAGGGGCAACCTATTCAATATGTTGCCATCGGTTTATTGGTTGCGATATTACCGCTGATGGTCATTTTTGGTGGTGCAGTCAGTGACTTTTCTCAACTAGCAGCAGAGCAACTCAAAACGGGTTTAACCCTGCAACAACTTAATGAGGTAGCCCAATAA
- a CDS encoding Na+/H+ antiporter subunit E: protein MDKVRKFIWFPTPYHSILLWLVWQILHDFSRGHMILGAVFAIVIPWIVAPLSEKESVAKKPLKLLTYTLRLLFDIIVSNYDVAKRVLQSNRSLQPAFIAVPLDISEPLPLTLFTSSVSLTPGTVSVELSDNRQWLYVHVLHLEDEQQLINLIKKRYEMPLKEIFGC from the coding sequence ATGGATAAGGTACGTAAGTTTATTTGGTTCCCTACTCCCTACCACAGCATACTACTGTGGTTAGTGTGGCAAATACTGCATGATTTTAGTCGCGGTCACATGATATTAGGGGCGGTTTTTGCCATTGTTATTCCTTGGATTGTTGCCCCCCTAAGTGAAAAAGAATCGGTGGCTAAAAAGCCACTAAAATTATTGACTTATACTTTGCGGTTACTGTTTGACATCATTGTTTCCAACTATGATGTTGCAAAGCGTGTACTGCAAAGTAATCGCAGCTTACAGCCTGCTTTTATCGCTGTGCCATTAGACATTAGTGAGCCGTTACCATTAACTCTATTCACTAGTAGCGTTTCATTAACACCGGGAACCGTGAGTGTCGAATTGTCTGATAATAGACAGTGGCTATATGTTCATGTGCTTCACCTTGAAGATGAACAACAATTAATTAACCTTATTAAAAAACGATATGAAATGCCTTTAAAGGAGATTTTCGGATGTTAA
- a CDS encoding K+/H+ antiporter subunit F: protein MLSYAILIACGLICSALALNAWRLIIGPTTPDRIIAVDTMYINSIALIILLGLYQGSASYYEGALLIALLGFVSTSAFCKYLLRGDIIE, encoded by the coding sequence ATGTTAAGTTACGCTATTCTCATCGCTTGTGGCCTAATCTGTAGTGCATTGGCCTTAAATGCTTGGCGTTTGATCATTGGTCCAACAACACCAGATAGAATTATTGCCGTTGATACCATGTACATTAATAGTATTGCATTGATTATATTGTTAGGCCTTTACCAAGGTTCAGCAAGTTACTATGAAGGGGCATTATTAATTGCACTGCTTGGGTTTGTAAGTACTTCTGCATTTTGTAAGTACTTATTACGTGGCGATATAATCGAGTAA
- a CDS encoding Na+/H+ antiporter subunit G, translating to MTVFLEVIVSVLVVLGAIVMLIGSIGLAKFPDYFTRLHAPTKASTLGVACILIASMIFFSVKIGHVDFKELLISMFLLITAPVAAHMLAKAGLHYKVKMKDSTQNQHLAKKAYLHQNPNEK from the coding sequence ATGACTGTATTTTTAGAAGTAATAGTAAGTGTACTAGTAGTGCTCGGTGCGATTGTGATGCTAATAGGCTCTATTGGTTTAGCAAAGTTTCCTGATTATTTCACTCGTTTACATGCACCAACCAAGGCGAGCACTCTCGGAGTTGCCTGTATTCTCATCGCATCAATGATATTTTTCAGTGTAAAAATCGGACATGTGGACTTTAAAGAGTTATTAATCAGCATGTTTTTGTTGATCACGGCACCAGTGGCGGCACATATGCTCGCAAAAGCAGGCCTGCACTATAAAGTTAAGATGAAAGATAGTACTCAAAATCAACATTTGGCTAAAAAGGCTTATTTACATCAAAATCCAAATGAAAAATAA
- a CDS encoding PQQ-dependent sugar dehydrogenase: MVQATTKKIQGSAGSQIISEAFAIFHNPWAMSFLPDGDLLITEKNGALFLFSPDSRAKASVMGVPEVSLAGQGGLGDVIIHPQYHKNNWIYLSYVEQDKAGNRGAVVLRARLNTQVKPLKLKEKQVIWKQEPKVSGSGHYSYRLAFSPDDKLFITSGDRQKQAPAQEWTQNLGKVIRLNDDGSLPLDNPFQNKGELAKTFWSLGHRNVLGIAFDQQGRLWTHEMGPKDGDELNLTLAGGNYGWPLVSWGDQYSGIAIADHDTRPEFNAPEVYWIPTIAPSGLIIYSGTMFTKWKGNALIGGLRSQSLIRVVIKGDKAFEAERFLLNSRIREVDQDDNGAIWILEDKQGAKLLRLTPYR; encoded by the coding sequence TTGGTACAAGCTACGACTAAAAAAATACAGGGGAGTGCTGGTTCGCAGATTATCTCAGAGGCCTTTGCAATATTTCATAACCCTTGGGCGATGAGCTTCCTACCGGACGGCGATCTTTTGATCACAGAGAAAAACGGAGCATTATTTTTATTTTCTCCTGATTCTCGAGCCAAAGCCTCTGTGATGGGCGTACCTGAAGTATCATTAGCAGGGCAGGGTGGATTGGGGGATGTCATTATTCACCCTCAATACCATAAAAACAATTGGATATATCTATCCTACGTTGAGCAAGATAAAGCAGGAAATAGAGGTGCAGTGGTGCTTCGAGCGCGGTTAAATACTCAAGTAAAACCTCTGAAACTGAAAGAAAAACAGGTTATCTGGAAGCAAGAACCTAAAGTTTCTGGAAGTGGGCATTACTCCTATAGATTAGCATTTAGCCCTGATGACAAGCTGTTTATTACATCTGGTGATCGTCAAAAACAGGCCCCGGCCCAAGAGTGGACACAAAACCTTGGTAAGGTGATTAGGTTAAATGATGACGGCTCGTTACCATTGGATAACCCTTTTCAAAACAAAGGCGAGCTTGCTAAAACCTTTTGGTCACTGGGTCACCGTAATGTATTAGGTATTGCCTTTGATCAACAGGGGAGGCTATGGACCCATGAAATGGGCCCTAAAGATGGTGATGAACTTAACCTTACCCTAGCAGGAGGTAATTATGGCTGGCCACTTGTGTCATGGGGAGATCAATATTCAGGCATTGCCATTGCAGATCATGATACTCGGCCAGAGTTTAATGCCCCTGAGGTTTATTGGATACCGACCATTGCACCATCCGGACTTATCATCTATTCAGGCACTATGTTTACAAAGTGGAAAGGTAATGCGTTGATTGGTGGACTAAGGTCTCAATCATTAATACGAGTTGTTATTAAAGGTGATAAAGCTTTTGAGGCAGAGCGTTTTCTCTTAAATAGTAGGATTCGAGAGGTGGATCAAGATGATAATGGGGCAATATGGATTCTTGAGGACAAACAGGGGGCGAAGCTACTAAGACTTACCCCCTATCGTTAA